The Lacipirellula parvula genome window below encodes:
- a CDS encoding multiheme c-type cytochrome — MRPTESPTRRLTPLIARTVCLFVACAACGMLLAPQSSHEQRGAVGTLTAADHRGPYDAANGVQAVSVNQPTHYASKLKEEVQQMLAQGGCPGWIALASEPDIETAGQRQSDLMQDNAIVPAANGEPVPPVVKYPRPVRVGQLNGSPVMRLVQLPPVDDELISEQYDLLHSSPEFQKQAPAVEAPAAVETAPAQQPAVVTPPSVAPQPEAGTPRLAPSASPPAAEAPAVQAPAATPAPPAAAPAPPATTKLRPDDDLLNGVDDLLAPEHSPAPRANVAPQPAVPQPTVPRATPNPAQDMLNDRGDLLGPEATPRVAPPVIAPAPVASPAVPPVAPNGIVPGVGQPPTTTLPLATPPVAAPPAGAAPSPFVPPPAGMPPMHGGAHGAAPGPHGGPATGQPSAAAAGDAANAAAGAKTADKRPPGEQSRCTFAAESLYPSAKTCRVCHEKIYEEWSVSSHAYAAVSPMFHRFEQKINDLTQGTIGYFCYRCHSPAGTTLGISRAAPMYDLPPVAREGVTCIACHRIREWYGKTNGERRIEPGDVYAPMYGPFGGDGVAQVIDEKEKFKVKTSPDETGPGQPMHAAAFSFPQLSHASFCTSCHQVAVYPGIKLEVVWEQYRASPACKKGISCQDCHMGRIPGVPSGYEYGAAAEINKKTVNTDRKHANHVFYGPGYSIAHPGVFPFNPKADRWSMKDWLQFDWRAGWGTDAFEDAVEDGAIRVTFPEAWKESDDRYDARDIIDENLKKKQVKNQLRAQVMENGSHVDGPFFTKPRVRGQDLEFNYIVTNTNDGHNLPTASLGAQPQLWANVALINPRGQRVWESGYLDRFGDLADIHSEDVRHKRIPYDWQLFNLQTMFLITGAKGTDREFFLPVNIDIDPLPFIRPAAQPISVLNHPPFIRMEARSLAPLGSRTVPYKIPGELLCEPGRYRLSFRMRNRTEPMYFMRFCDSTAEMQRAMMEGTLDFHTSSVEFDVE; from the coding sequence ATGCGGCCCACCGAATCGCCAACTCGTCGTCTCACGCCGCTGATCGCCCGGACGGTTTGCCTGTTCGTGGCGTGCGCGGCGTGCGGCATGTTGCTCGCACCGCAGAGTTCGCACGAACAGCGTGGCGCCGTTGGGACGCTGACGGCGGCCGACCATCGCGGGCCGTACGACGCCGCGAATGGCGTGCAGGCAGTCTCCGTCAATCAACCGACGCATTACGCTTCGAAGCTCAAGGAAGAAGTGCAGCAGATGCTCGCCCAAGGGGGCTGCCCCGGGTGGATCGCGCTGGCGAGCGAACCCGACATCGAGACGGCCGGGCAGCGGCAGTCGGATCTGATGCAGGACAATGCGATCGTGCCCGCGGCGAACGGCGAACCAGTGCCGCCGGTGGTGAAGTACCCGCGGCCAGTTCGCGTTGGCCAACTAAACGGTTCGCCGGTGATGCGGCTCGTGCAGTTGCCGCCGGTTGATGATGAGCTCATTAGCGAGCAGTATGATTTGCTGCATTCTTCGCCGGAGTTTCAAAAGCAAGCGCCGGCGGTGGAGGCTCCGGCGGCGGTAGAAACTGCGCCTGCGCAGCAGCCGGCGGTTGTGACGCCTCCGTCTGTTGCGCCTCAGCCGGAGGCGGGGACGCCCCGGCTCGCGCCCTCGGCGTCGCCGCCTGCTGCGGAAGCGCCGGCTGTTCAGGCGCCTGCGGCAACGCCAGCGCCACCAGCCGCCGCGCCAGCGCCGCCGGCGACTACAAAATTGCGGCCGGATGATGATCTGCTCAACGGCGTCGACGATTTGCTTGCGCCGGAACATTCGCCGGCGCCGCGAGCCAATGTGGCTCCGCAACCGGCTGTACCTCAGCCGACTGTGCCGCGCGCAACGCCGAATCCTGCGCAGGACATGCTGAACGACCGCGGCGACTTGCTTGGTCCCGAAGCGACGCCGCGCGTGGCGCCTCCTGTCATTGCACCAGCGCCAGTTGCATCACCAGCCGTGCCGCCGGTCGCGCCGAACGGCATCGTGCCGGGAGTTGGACAACCGCCGACGACCACGCTGCCGTTGGCTACGCCGCCTGTTGCTGCACCGCCGGCTGGTGCAGCGCCGTCGCCGTTTGTGCCGCCGCCGGCGGGGATGCCGCCGATGCATGGCGGGGCCCATGGCGCTGCTCCCGGACCGCATGGCGGTCCGGCTACTGGGCAACCGAGCGCAGCGGCGGCTGGGGATGCGGCGAACGCTGCGGCGGGAGCGAAGACAGCAGACAAACGGCCGCCGGGTGAACAGTCGCGCTGCACGTTTGCGGCGGAATCGCTCTACCCCTCAGCGAAAACCTGCCGCGTCTGTCACGAAAAAATCTACGAAGAGTGGAGCGTCTCGAGCCACGCCTACGCGGCCGTGTCGCCGATGTTCCACCGCTTCGAGCAGAAGATCAACGACCTGACGCAAGGGACGATCGGCTACTTCTGCTACCGCTGCCACTCGCCGGCGGGAACGACGCTCGGCATCTCGCGCGCGGCGCCGATGTACGATTTGCCGCCGGTCGCTCGCGAAGGCGTCACGTGCATTGCCTGCCATCGCATTCGCGAATGGTACGGCAAGACGAACGGCGAACGCCGCATCGAGCCGGGCGACGTCTACGCGCCGATGTATGGCCCCTTTGGCGGCGACGGTGTTGCGCAGGTGATCGACGAAAAAGAAAAATTCAAAGTCAAAACGTCGCCCGACGAAACGGGACCAGGCCAGCCGATGCACGCGGCGGCGTTCTCGTTCCCGCAGCTGTCCCACGCCTCGTTCTGCACGTCGTGCCATCAGGTGGCGGTGTACCCCGGCATCAAGCTAGAAGTGGTGTGGGAGCAATACCGCGCCTCGCCGGCCTGCAAGAAGGGCATCTCGTGCCAAGACTGCCACATGGGCCGCATTCCCGGCGTGCCAAGCGGATACGAGTATGGCGCTGCGGCAGAGATCAACAAGAAGACAGTCAACACCGACCGCAAACATGCAAACCATGTCTTCTACGGCCCCGGCTACTCAATCGCGCACCCCGGCGTGTTCCCGTTCAATCCGAAGGCTGATCGCTGGTCGATGAAAGACTGGCTGCAGTTCGATTGGCGGGCGGGCTGGGGCACCGACGCCTTTGAGGACGCCGTGGAAGATGGCGCCATCCGCGTCACCTTCCCCGAAGCGTGGAAGGAATCGGACGATCGCTACGACGCCCGCGACATCATCGATGAGAACCTCAAGAAGAAGCAGGTGAAGAACCAGCTGCGGGCGCAGGTGATGGAGAATGGATCGCACGTTGATGGGCCGTTCTTCACGAAACCGCGCGTGCGCGGGCAAGACCTTGAGTTCAACTACATCGTCACCAACACGAACGACGGGCACAACTTGCCGACCGCGTCGCTTGGCGCCCAGCCGCAGCTGTGGGCCAACGTGGCGCTGATCAACCCGCGCGGCCAGCGCGTCTGGGAGAGCGGCTACCTCGATCGCTTCGGCGACTTGGCCGACATCCATTCGGAAGACGTCCGCCACAAACGGATTCCGTACGATTGGCAGTTGTTCAACCTGCAGACGATGTTCCTCATCACCGGCGCTAAGGGGACTGATCGCGAGTTCTTCCTGCCGGTAAACATCGACATCGATCCCCTGCCCTTTATCCGCCCTGCTGCGCAGCCGATCTCGGTGCTCAACCATCCGCCGTTCATTCGGATGGAAGCGCGATCGCTCGCGCCGCTCGGGTCTCGGACCGTGCCATACAAGATCCCGGGCGAACTGCTGTGCGAACCGGGGCGATACCGGCTGAGCTTCCGGATGCGGAATCGGACGGAACCGATGTACTTCATGCGGTTCTGCGATTCAACGGCCGAGATGCAACGCGCGATGATGGAGGGGACGCTTGATTTTCATACGTCGAGCGTGGAGTTCGATGTGGAGTGA
- a CDS encoding cyclic nucleotide-binding domain-containing protein, with translation MEVAVSRPQRWDVPFGESMRDDAIDRLLSIEPFAGIDAASFPASLPLREILRNDTRLQHYAAGDIIVREGDYGNSAFLILTGRARVVLAGLSPEVLGRKEPKRIGWLAAMVQSLTRPKLAEVRNYANDPQASPPLRAGGNPAITTAERGDPDHPHIFLQDVPRVLEATDTVVLSPGEMFGELAALTRSPRTATVFAENETTLLEIRWQGLRDLMRRTDALRLHVERLYRQNSLLVHLRETPLLRDLPAEQLALVADATLFENHGAFDWNDSFATAVKRRPGDAIVDEPLISEEETPADGLILIRSGFARLSRRYGSGHRTAAYLGRGQTFGLAEAVEAAGNGVAAKWNDSLRAVGYVDVLRIPQQVLEQAVFPFVSPESLASAVQAQATFSPTEAKPDATAEGIDQSLLEFLVDHRLLNGQEAMAIDLNRCTRCDDCVRACAATHDNNPRFVRQGHRHGPLMIAQACMHCVDPVCMIGCPTGAIGRDGVSGVVQINDRTCIGCSTCANSCPYDNIQMVEVRDQSGATLIDAATQQPIAKATKCDLCTGLPGGPACQRACPQDALVRLDLGNLGELSAFLAR, from the coding sequence ATGGAAGTCGCCGTCAGCAGACCGCAGCGTTGGGACGTGCCGTTCGGCGAATCGATGCGCGACGACGCGATCGATCGGCTGCTGTCGATCGAGCCGTTCGCCGGCATCGACGCGGCGAGCTTTCCGGCCTCGCTGCCGCTGCGAGAGATCTTGCGGAACGACACGCGGCTGCAGCATTACGCGGCGGGCGACATCATCGTCCGCGAGGGCGACTACGGCAATAGTGCGTTTCTGATTCTCACCGGGCGCGCGCGAGTCGTGCTGGCGGGGCTCTCGCCCGAAGTCCTCGGCCGCAAAGAACCGAAACGCATCGGCTGGCTCGCCGCGATGGTGCAATCGCTGACGCGCCCCAAGCTCGCCGAAGTCCGCAACTACGCCAATGATCCGCAGGCGAGCCCCCCGCTTCGTGCGGGGGGTAATCCCGCCATCACCACCGCAGAGCGCGGCGATCCCGACCACCCGCACATCTTCCTGCAGGACGTCCCGCGCGTCCTCGAAGCGACCGATACCGTCGTCCTCTCGCCCGGCGAAATGTTCGGCGAACTCGCGGCCCTCACCCGCAGCCCGCGCACGGCCACAGTTTTCGCCGAGAACGAAACGACGCTGCTCGAAATCCGCTGGCAAGGCCTCCGCGATCTCATGCGCCGAACCGATGCGCTGCGGCTGCATGTCGAACGTTTGTATCGCCAGAACAGTTTGCTGGTGCACCTACGCGAAACGCCGCTGCTCCGCGACCTGCCGGCCGAGCAACTGGCGCTCGTCGCCGATGCGACGCTGTTCGAGAATCATGGCGCCTTCGATTGGAACGACTCGTTCGCGACGGCCGTGAAGCGCCGACCTGGCGATGCGATCGTCGACGAACCGCTCATCTCTGAAGAGGAGACGCCGGCCGACGGACTGATTTTGATTCGCTCCGGCTTCGCTCGGTTGAGCCGACGTTACGGCAGCGGCCATCGCACGGCCGCCTACTTAGGACGCGGGCAAACGTTCGGCCTGGCGGAAGCGGTCGAGGCGGCGGGCAACGGCGTGGCCGCCAAGTGGAACGACTCACTGCGAGCGGTCGGCTATGTCGACGTCCTTCGCATTCCGCAGCAGGTGCTGGAGCAGGCGGTCTTCCCGTTCGTCTCGCCCGAATCGCTTGCGAGCGCAGTGCAGGCACAAGCGACGTTCTCGCCTACCGAAGCAAAGCCCGACGCCACTGCCGAAGGCATCGATCAAAGCCTGCTTGAGTTTCTCGTCGACCATCGCCTCCTCAACGGCCAGGAAGCGATGGCGATCGACCTCAATCGCTGCACCCGTTGCGACGATTGCGTCCGCGCCTGTGCGGCGACTCACGACAACAACCCACGGTTCGTGCGACAGGGCCATCGGCATGGGCCGTTGATGATTGCCCAAGCTTGCATGCACTGCGTCGACCCCGTCTGCATGATCGGCTGCCCCACCGGCGCTATCGGCCGCGACGGCGTGAGCGGCGTCGTGCAAATCAACGATCGCACCTGCATCGGCTGCAGTACCTGCGCGAACAGTTGCCCATACGACAACATTCAGATGGTCGAGGTCCGCGACCAGAGCGGCGCGACGCTCATCGACGCCGCGACGCAGCAGCCGATCGCAAAGGCGACGAAGTGCGATCTCTGCACCGGCCTGCCGGGCGGGCCGGCCTGCCAACGCGCTTGCCCGCAAGATGCGCTCGTTCGTTTGGACTTGGGTAACTTAGGCGAACTCTCCGCCTTCTTGGCGCGCTAA
- a CDS encoding cytochrome c family protein → MNRSAPTLAVLALLWFAQEARAAAPTPAPAADQPLSAAAAGFVQYDPAKVLGPDSCTKCHENEMLSWRETPHFATFETLHRMPEAKAIADRLGLRSVKRNDECTKCHFTVQEEHGRERVIAGVSCESCHGAGRDWIELHADYGGPTVTRAMESSEHRAERIEKSIAAGMNNPANLYLVARQCLACHTSPNERLVNVGGHAAGTPDFELVAWSLGKVRHNFLRSGGTVNAPSSPERLRVMYIVGVLADLEASLRATAAASQKSTFGIAAAQRAARQKRRLYEISQSVQNPHVTAALDAALGARLKLHNREAIIAAANEIGKQAYEFAATADGAQLSAIDPLLPTPAQYK, encoded by the coding sequence ATGAATCGTTCGGCACCGACGCTCGCAGTGCTCGCGCTCCTGTGGTTCGCCCAGGAAGCCCGTGCCGCTGCGCCTACTCCGGCTCCGGCCGCCGATCAACCTCTCTCCGCCGCCGCGGCGGGGTTCGTCCAGTATGATCCTGCCAAGGTGCTTGGCCCCGACTCATGCACCAAGTGCCATGAGAACGAAATGCTCTCGTGGCGCGAGACGCCCCACTTCGCGACGTTTGAAACGCTCCACCGCATGCCCGAAGCGAAGGCGATTGCTGATCGGCTTGGCCTCCGCAGCGTGAAACGCAACGACGAATGCACCAAGTGCCATTTCACCGTCCAAGAAGAGCATGGCCGCGAGCGGGTGATTGCCGGCGTCTCGTGCGAGTCATGCCACGGCGCCGGTCGCGATTGGATCGAGCTGCACGCCGACTACGGCGGGCCGACCGTCACTCGTGCGATGGAATCGTCCGAGCATCGCGCCGAGCGGATCGAAAAGAGCATCGCCGCCGGGATGAACAATCCGGCGAACTTGTACCTCGTAGCCCGTCAGTGCCTCGCTTGCCACACCTCGCCGAACGAACGGCTGGTGAACGTCGGCGGTCACGCGGCGGGGACGCCCGACTTCGAACTCGTCGCCTGGTCGCTAGGCAAGGTGCGGCACAACTTCCTCCGCAGCGGCGGCACGGTGAACGCCCCGTCGAGCCCCGAGCGGCTGCGCGTCATGTACATCGTCGGCGTATTAGCCGACCTCGAAGCCAGCTTGCGAGCGACCGCCGCAGCGAGCCAGAAATCAACGTTCGGCATCGCCGCTGCCCAACGAGCCGCGCGGCAGAAAAGACGCCTGTACGAAATTTCGCAATCGGTCCAGAATCCGCACGTCACGGCGGCGCTCGACGCGGCCCTCGGCGCGCGGCTGAAACTCCACAACCGCGAGGCGATCATCGCCGCGGCGAACGAGATCGGTAAGCAGGCATATGAGTTCGCCGCCACGGCCGACGGCGCTCAGCTCTCCGCGATCGATCCGCTGTTGCCGACGCCGGCTCAATATAAGTAG
- a CDS encoding 2Fe-2S iron-sulfur cluster-binding protein: protein MLEPASLGLISGAALLGTAGVRAVRGVRGLLRREQERVEKTERERASFANQLDAALHWARASQPRLKAWIGVRNFRVSAVADEAAGCRSFYLVPEDGRPLPRFEPGQYLTFHLPTADEMRPLVRCYSLSDRPRDDYYRITVKCVPRGEEEGGDGRRGLSGSHYFHRDMNVGSTLAIEAPQGSFFLDPTDDLPVVLIGGGIGVTPILSMAAALVHRRDRRHIYAFTGFRNSGEHPFKASFEELAAATSNLTLDVAYSRPYDSDRPDVDYSHWGHVNVDRLRQVLPSNNFRYYLCGPPGMMESLVPALLEWGVPVEHINYEAFGPASIRGLSDAAVSEPCNVDFVRSEKSLRWQGNEESLLDLAEQGGVRLEWGCRAGNCGQCRVMIAAGRVAHAKRPGVELVDGECLACIARPVGDVVVEA from the coding sequence ATGCTCGAACCTGCTTCGCTGGGCCTAATCTCCGGAGCCGCCCTCCTGGGGACCGCGGGAGTTCGCGCCGTTCGCGGCGTCCGCGGGCTGCTGCGCCGCGAGCAAGAGCGGGTCGAAAAGACCGAACGCGAACGAGCCTCGTTTGCCAATCAACTCGACGCCGCCCTGCATTGGGCGCGTGCCAGCCAGCCGCGGCTAAAGGCGTGGATTGGCGTGCGGAACTTCCGCGTTTCGGCCGTAGCCGACGAAGCGGCAGGCTGCCGCTCGTTTTACCTAGTGCCCGAAGATGGCCGCCCGCTGCCGCGCTTCGAGCCAGGCCAGTACCTCACCTTCCATTTGCCGACGGCCGATGAGATGCGGCCGCTCGTACGGTGCTACTCCCTCTCCGATCGTCCGCGTGACGACTACTACCGCATCACGGTGAAGTGCGTGCCGCGAGGTGAAGAGGAGGGGGGCGACGGCCGCCGCGGTTTGAGCGGCAGCCACTATTTCCATCGCGACATGAACGTCGGCTCCACGCTTGCGATCGAAGCGCCGCAAGGCTCGTTCTTTCTCGATCCAACCGACGACCTGCCGGTGGTGCTTATCGGCGGCGGCATCGGCGTGACGCCGATCCTTAGCATGGCGGCGGCGCTCGTTCATCGTCGCGATCGCCGGCATATTTACGCCTTCACCGGCTTCCGCAACAGTGGCGAACATCCCTTCAAAGCGAGCTTCGAAGAACTCGCCGCCGCGACGAGCAACCTGACGCTCGACGTAGCCTACTCGCGGCCTTACGACAGCGATCGGCCCGATGTCGACTACTCGCACTGGGGGCACGTGAACGTCGACCGCTTGCGACAAGTGCTGCCGTCAAATAACTTCCGCTACTACCTCTGCGGTCCGCCGGGGATGATGGAGTCGCTCGTCCCGGCGCTCCTCGAGTGGGGCGTCCCGGTCGAGCATATCAACTACGAAGCCTTCGGCCCCGCGAGCATCCGCGGCTTGAGCGACGCCGCCGTGAGCGAGCCGTGCAACGTCGACTTCGTTCGCTCGGAAAAATCGCTCCGCTGGCAGGGGAATGAAGAGTCGCTGCTTGACCTGGCGGAGCAGGGGGGCGTGCGACTCGAATGGGGCTGCCGCGCCGGCAACTGCGGCCAATGCCGCGTGATGATCGCCGCCGGCCGCGTCGCCCACGCCAAGCGTCCTGGCGTGGAACTCGTCGACGGCGAATGCCTAGCCTGCATCGCGCGACCCGTTGGCGACGTGGTCGTCGAAGCGTGA